The proteins below come from a single Vanessa atalanta chromosome 21, ilVanAtal1.2, whole genome shotgun sequence genomic window:
- the LOC125072489 gene encoding GPI mannosyltransferase 3, producing the protein MVLAKGLRPAQVVLGILAVRILSVFLVQTWYVPDEYWQTLEVAHKHAFGYGELTWEWQKGLRSYLYPSVVAVLYTILKFTGLDYADAVVFMPRILQAIISTAADYSFYKWTGKRKWALFLILSSWFWFYTSSRTLLQTLETSLVAIALSIFPFKAGKLGYYENENNNWIWLACLSVFVRPTSAPIWVVLGIYNVMTTRQGRLKLLLRTYMPIVVLSGGAMVALDSYFYGRLIITPWEFFRFNVLQNISTFYGNHPWHWYITQGLPAVLGINIFPLFWSIVSIVKRPRENRIGLVLLAAASLHVVVHSFIPHKEFRFVLPLIPILLYLIQDVIVPWSRKAKRWQLYTVALSILLGNMVPSLYFGMVHQSGTLKVMPLLREALPNNRSSILFMMPCHSTPLYSHLHMNVSTRYLNCDPPAASHTYEAEAFYHNPQRWWRSVYSTRQTPSLVVLFDVLQGRVEDLLKGYKLIHELPHTQYPEGEVGEKVLVYQKTERQASAQTDDIIQ; encoded by the exons ATGGTTTTGGCAAAGGGCCTGAGGCCCGCGCAGGTTGTGTTGGGGATATTAGCAGTACGTATTCTCTCCGTATTCTTGGTGCAAACTTGGTACGTGCCTGACGAGTACTGGCAGACTTTGGAGGTAGCCCATAAACATGCATTCGGGTATGGAGAACTGACCTGGGAGTGGCAGAAAGGCCTTAGAAGTTACTTATATCCAAGCGTTGTAGCAGTTTTATACACAATTCTTAAATTCACTGGACTTGATTATGCGGATGCAGTG GTTTTTATGCCACGCATCTTACAAGCTATTATAAGTACAGCAGCGGACTATAGCTTTTATAAATGGACTGGCAAACGAAAATGGGccctgtttttaattttgtcctcTTGGTTTTGGTTCTATACATCGAGTAGAACCCTCTTGCAGACCTTGGAAACCTCTCTGGTGGCCATTGCATTGTCAATCTTTCCATTTAAAGCGGGAAAACTTGGTTATTATGAAAATG AAAATAATAACTGGATATGGCTGGCATGTTTATCTGTGTTTGTGCGGCCAACATCAGCTCCAATTTGGGTAGTTCTTGGAATATACAATGTCATGACAACCAGACAGGGACGACTGAAGCTTCTTCTGAGAACCTATATGCCTATTGT AGTCCTATCTGGTGGAGCTATGGTGGCTCTAGACTCATACTTTTATGGTAGATTGATAATCACTCCCTGGGAATTCTTCAGGTTTAATGTGCTTCAGAATATTTCCACCTTCTATGGCAACCATCCGTG GCATTGGTATATAACACAAGGTCTTCCAGCAGTACTTGGTATTAATATTTTCCCATTATTCTGGTCAATTGTGTCAATAGTCAAAAGACCAAGAGAGAACAGAATTGGACTGGTTCTGTTAGCAGCCGCTTCTCTCCATGTTGTAGTAcacag TTTTATACCACACAAGGAATTCCGGTTTGTTTTACCTTTGATACCAATTCTTCTGTACCTAATTCAAGATGTCATAGTACCCTGGAGTAGAAAAGCCAAGAG ATGGCAGTTATACACAGTGGCTCTGAGCATTCTTCTTGGAAATATGGTACCTAGCCTCTACTTTGGCATGGTCCATCAAAGTGGTACTTTGAAAGTGATGCCTCTGCTAAGAGAAGCATTACCAAACAACCGGTCTTCCATTTTATTCATGATGCCTTGTCACTCCACTCCTCTGTATAG CCACCTACACATGAATGTGTCAACCCGCTACCTCAACTGCGACCCGCCGGCCGCCTCACATACCTACGAAGCCGAAGCCTTCTACCACAACCCTCAGCGCTGGTGGCGGTCGGTGTATTCCACCAGACAGACGCCTTCGCTGGTGGTGCTGTTTGACGTACTGCAAGGCAGAGTGGAGGACCTGCTGAAAGGATACAAGCTTATACATGAACTACCTCACACAcag TACCCTGAAGGCGAAGTAGGAGAAAAAGTGCTAGTGTACCAGAAGACAGAAAGACAAGCGAGTGCACAAACAGATGATATTATTCAATGA